From Chloroflexota bacterium, one genomic window encodes:
- a CDS encoding TlpA family protein disulfide reductase codes for MIGRLASFGCMLLLLAACASQASPTAQSLPAANVSLAQNLSLAEGTVQIGEQIPELSYEQAGKKVALSDFRGKVVVLNFWQTTCVPCRTEMPDFEAIARERQDVVFIGVNKDENAEVVQRFASEIGVSYVLPLDRDGSISQAFNVNYLPTTYFIDPNGLVQKIHVGAISRSQTLKLISDFGQP; via the coding sequence ATGATAGGCCGTTTAGCCTCGTTTGGATGTATGCTTTTGTTACTGGCCGCATGTGCCAGTCAAGCTAGTCCCACAGCACAAAGCCTGCCAGCCGCCAATGTCAGCTTAGCCCAAAACTTGAGTTTGGCCGAAGGCACAGTTCAAATTGGCGAGCAAATTCCTGAGCTAAGCTATGAGCAGGCAGGTAAAAAGGTCGCGCTGAGCGATTTTCGTGGCAAAGTTGTGGTGCTCAATTTTTGGCAAACCACCTGTGTACCGTGCCGCACCGAAATGCCCGATTTCGAGGCAATCGCCCGCGAACGCCAAGATGTGGTCTTTATTGGTGTGAACAAAGATGAAAATGCTGAAGTTGTGCAGCGTTTTGCCAGCGAAATTGGGGTAAGCTATGTATTGCCACTGGATCGCGATGGCAGCATTAGCCAAGCTTTTAATGTTAACTATTTGCCCACAACCTACTTTATTGATCCCAATGGGTTGGTCCAGAAAATCCATGTTGGAGCAATCAGCCGCTCGCAAACGCTTAAGCTGATCAGCGATTTTGGGCAACCCTAA
- a CDS encoding DUF2085 domain-containing protein, whose translation MNERDLNRLVLEKAKQQVEARKAEREVLIQEARKPKPLPERDERPALWGLIGVLITLTIAGLFLIPGNFTEKLSWVVHGVCSKEHTLSLGGTMMPLCQRNTGLYSGFLATIITLSLLGRGRAAKLPPLAIGIVLVLSVAWMGSDGFNSLLLDIGNYNLYTPQPILRILSGLAMGISMGSMLLFAFNISVRANARHDQRIIGSWRDYAILVAVAICLFVLTQLASPFIAYPLAIFSTVGILSVMFIVNIMIIAMITRSENTVVRLSQLARPAIFASFMTAAEFGLLAWLRIIMERSVA comes from the coding sequence ATGAATGAACGTGATCTCAATCGTTTAGTGCTTGAAAAGGCCAAGCAACAAGTTGAAGCCCGTAAAGCCGAGCGCGAAGTGCTTATCCAAGAGGCGCGTAAACCCAAGCCCTTGCCCGAACGCGATGAACGCCCAGCCTTGTGGGGCTTGATCGGGGTGTTAATCACATTAACGATTGCTGGGCTATTTTTAATTCCTGGCAATTTCACCGAGAAACTTAGTTGGGTGGTGCATGGAGTTTGCTCGAAGGAGCATACCCTGAGCCTTGGCGGCACGATGATGCCACTCTGTCAGCGTAATACTGGCTTGTACAGCGGTTTCTTGGCTACAATCATCACGCTCAGTTTGTTGGGCCGTGGCCGCGCCGCCAAACTACCACCTTTGGCAATTGGGATTGTGCTGGTGCTGAGTGTCGCTTGGATGGGCAGCGACGGCTTTAATTCGTTGTTGCTTGATATTGGCAACTACAATCTCTACACACCGCAGCCAATTTTGCGCATCCTCTCAGGCTTGGCCATGGGCATTAGCATGGGGTCGATGTTGCTATTTGCCTTCAACATCAGTGTGCGAGCCAATGCCCGCCACGATCAACGAATTATTGGCAGTTGGCGCGATTATGCGATTTTAGTGGCGGTGGCAATTTGTCTGTTTGTACTGACCCAACTAGCTTCACCCTTTATCGCCTATCCGTTGGCAATTTTCAGCACGGTTGGCATTTTAAGTGTTATGTTTATCGTCAACATTATGATCATCGCCATGATCACCCGCAGCGAAAATACAGTTGTGCGTTTGAGCCAACTGGCGCGGCCAGCAATTTTTGCTAGCTTTATGACTGCCGCTGAGTTTGGGTTATTGGCATGGCTGCGGATCATTATGGAACGTTCAGTCGCTTAG
- a CDS encoding alpha/beta hydrolase, with protein MPQAAINGITLNYEVAGQGAPLLLIMGLGGTIDGWRKELPFLTKHFQVIYYDNRGVGQTTAPTDFTAYSMEHFAADAIGLLDHLGIERAHVWGVSMGGMIAQHVALNYPERVQGLVLGCTLPHYASDPANIPALPAEFHAEASNLAPEAWVLELMLSGTQKTAHEVMQDSVRFNFAPAFVEAHPDVIEEYIEVGMQNHGPAHGFMGQWSAIMNHSTIERLPKLQHPTLVQHGDADVLVPIGNGRLLAQIIPNAEFQLIPGSGHCYFIEQPELASQGVQAFLQSL; from the coding sequence ATGCCCCAGGCAGCAATCAATGGCATCACGCTTAATTATGAAGTCGCTGGGCAAGGCGCACCCTTGCTCTTGATTATGGGATTGGGCGGCACGATCGATGGGTGGCGCAAGGAACTGCCGTTCTTAACCAAGCATTTTCAGGTGATCTATTACGATAATCGTGGGGTTGGCCAAACCACTGCTCCCACCGATTTCACCGCCTATAGCATGGAGCATTTTGCTGCCGATGCGATTGGCTTATTGGATCATCTGGGGATTGAGCGAGCGCACGTTTGGGGCGTTTCGATGGGTGGAATGATCGCCCAGCATGTGGCCTTGAATTACCCTGAGCGCGTACAAGGCTTGGTTTTGGGCTGTACGCTACCGCATTACGCCAGCGATCCTGCCAATATTCCCGCCTTGCCCGCCGAGTTTCATGCTGAAGCCAGCAACCTCGCGCCCGAAGCCTGGGTTTTAGAACTGATGCTGAGTGGCACGCAAAAAACTGCCCACGAAGTTATGCAAGATAGTGTGCGCTTTAATTTTGCTCCCGCCTTTGTCGAAGCTCATCCCGACGTGATCGAGGAATATATTGAGGTGGGCATGCAAAATCATGGGCCAGCTCATGGCTTTATGGGCCAATGGAGCGCAATTATGAACCACAGCACAATCGAGCGTCTGCCTAAACTCCAGCATCCCACGCTGGTGCAGCATGGCGATGCCGATGTTTTGGTGCCAATTGGCAACGGGCGCTTGCTGGCGCAGATCATTCCCAATGCTGAATTTCAATTAATTCCTGGCAGCGGCCATTGCTATTTTATCGAGCAACCCGAGCTAGCCAGCCAAGGCGTGCAGGCCTTTCTGCAAAGCCTCTAA
- a CDS encoding AzlC family ABC transporter permease, translated as MHPKYQAWFAGIKAEIPIVLGVVPFGVIYGVTALKLGLSPWLIQAMSTIIFAGSSQMIVAQLFGTGVPNLAIILTAAVVNLRHALYSASVAPYLQQLKRAWRILLAYLLTDEAYAVAITGYQDRNDSEYGHWYFFGAGFMLWFSWQLSTAIGLLVGSQIGTMPVLEIALALTFIGILVPTLRDRAVIGAAVTGASVAVLAAGLPYKLGLIVAAIVGIGVGLGLEGKRA; from the coding sequence ATGCATCCAAAATATCAAGCATGGTTCGCCGGAATTAAAGCCGAAATTCCGATCGTTTTAGGGGTTGTGCCATTTGGGGTGATTTACGGCGTAACTGCATTAAAACTTGGCTTATCGCCATGGCTCATCCAAGCCATGTCCACAATTATTTTTGCTGGCTCCTCGCAGATGATCGTGGCTCAATTGTTTGGCACAGGCGTACCCAACCTAGCGATTATTCTGACCGCAGCGGTGGTGAATTTGCGCCACGCCTTGTATAGTGCCTCGGTTGCGCCCTACTTGCAACAACTTAAACGCGCTTGGCGCATCCTTTTGGCCTATTTGCTGACCGACGAGGCCTATGCTGTGGCAATTACCGGCTATCAAGACCGCAATGACTCAGAGTATGGCCATTGGTACTTCTTTGGGGCAGGCTTTATGCTTTGGTTCTCATGGCAGCTCAGCACAGCAATTGGCCTCTTGGTTGGTAGCCAAATTGGCACAATGCCAGTCTTGGAAATCGCCTTAGCCCTGACCTTCATTGGTATTTTAGTCCCGACTTTACGCGATAGAGCGGTGATTGGCGCAGCGGTGACTGGGGCGAGTGTGGCGGTGCTAGCAGCAGGCTTGCCCTATAAATTGGGCTTGATTGTGGCAGCGATTGTGGGCATTGGGGTCGGTTTAGGGCTGGAAGGAAAACGGGCATGA
- a CDS encoding AzlD domain-containing protein, translating into MSQWLTIVIIGLLTFGIRYSFIALFGNANVPEIIKRGLRFVPAAVLAAIIASELALNNAQIDLLSPKMAAGGIAIIVAWYTRQVIPTLVAGFIVFLLLN; encoded by the coding sequence ATGAGTCAGTGGCTCACAATTGTGATTATCGGTTTACTTACGTTCGGAATTCGCTACTCCTTCATTGCCTTGTTTGGCAACGCCAATGTACCAGAGATCATCAAGCGGGGTCTACGCTTTGTGCCTGCAGCGGTTTTGGCGGCGATTATTGCCAGCGAATTAGCGTTGAACAATGCCCAGATTGATCTGCTTAGCCCTAAAATGGCCGCTGGGGGGATTGCGATCATCGTGGCTTGGTATACACGTCAAGTCATACCAACCCTCGTAGCTGGTTTCATCGTATTTTTGTTGCTGAATTAG
- a CDS encoding HAMP domain-containing protein: protein MRSSIRQRFGLGLIILVMVVGSANIIARWSLGKYRTDVEALIDQTIPQLDSLLRLQTSAQGITQNTLAFLQTKDDQYLLSRTGWVRETERLIGVMDGLTDDTNQPVQAAYVTLRRSVQSIIEDTQTFIDRSATDDPRVIERRFDQVRDLNLSFDTRFKTYRDLVTEEGVQRRANISNNPLRYMNVLGVIGVIALIGMTILFHHMIFKPIRTLQKTAQTVAAGDYAQRAEVKRLDEIGDVFVAFNHLLDSINNEQQALRDQVERVDQARHEAEIARSDAAAQLDTIQNQRAIIRSMSVPILPVGKRMLVVPLIGELGPQRLKTLQTNVLGRISTDRPRWIIIDVTGVPVIDNMVSEAFSELIDSVRLLGSEPMLVGIRPEVAQALVTTGMNFNSLVVEATLQAGIAYAERHS from the coding sequence ATGCGTTCATCGATTCGTCAACGTTTTGGCTTAGGCCTGATCATTCTGGTGATGGTGGTGGGCAGTGCCAATATCATTGCTCGCTGGTCACTGGGCAAGTATCGCACTGATGTCGAGGCGCTGATCGATCAAACGATTCCGCAACTTGATTCATTGTTGCGGCTGCAAACTAGTGCCCAAGGCATCACCCAAAATACTCTTGCATTTTTGCAAACCAAAGATGATCAATATCTGCTTTCGCGAACTGGTTGGGTACGCGAAACTGAGCGTTTAATTGGCGTGATGGATGGCTTAACTGATGATACAAATCAGCCTGTTCAAGCAGCTTATGTGACGCTGCGCCGCTCGGTGCAATCAATTATTGAAGATACCCAAACCTTTATCGATCGCTCTGCCACCGACGACCCCCGCGTAATCGAACGCCGCTTTGATCAAGTGCGCGATTTGAATTTATCGTTCGACACGCGCTTCAAAACCTACCGCGATTTAGTCACCGAAGAAGGCGTTCAGCGCCGCGCTAATATCTCGAATAATCCATTGCGCTATATGAATGTGCTGGGCGTGATTGGGGTAATTGCCCTGATTGGCATGACGATCTTATTTCATCATATGATCTTTAAGCCAATTCGCACTTTGCAAAAAACTGCCCAAACTGTGGCTGCCGGCGATTATGCCCAACGGGCCGAAGTTAAACGCCTGGATGAAATTGGCGATGTGTTTGTCGCCTTCAATCATCTGCTCGATAGCATTAACAACGAGCAGCAAGCCTTGCGCGATCAGGTTGAGCGGGTTGATCAAGCTCGCCATGAGGCCGAAATTGCCCGCAGCGATGCCGCCGCCCAACTCGACACCATCCAAAATCAACGGGCAATTATTCGCTCGATGAGTGTGCCGATTTTGCCTGTTGGCAAGCGCATGTTGGTGGTGCCATTAATCGGCGAACTTGGCCCACAACGCCTCAAAACCCTGCAAACCAATGTGCTTGGCCGCATCTCGACTGACCGCCCACGCTGGATTATTATCGATGTGACGGGTGTGCCAGTAATCGACAATATGGTCAGCGAAGCCTTCTCAGAACTAATTGATAGTGTGCGACTCTTGGGCAGCGAACCAATGCTGGTTGGCATTCGGCCCGAAGTTGCCCAAGCCTTAGTCACCACAGGTATGAATTTCAATAGTTTGGTGGTTGAGGCTACGCTGCAAGCAGGCATCGCCTACGCCGAACGCCATAGCTAA
- a CDS encoding type III pantothenate kinase, whose protein sequence is MLITIDIGNTNSKIAAWDGDQMVAHWRLSTQRQKLTDEYAVLVRSLFELRGIAINQIEGCAISCVVPPLTSVFSELSRTYLNVEPVVIGPGIKTGMRLLIDTPRELGADRVANSVAAFRRYGGPVIAIAFGTATAFDVISAEGDYIGGAIAPGIGISADALFRAAAKLYHVELARPPRVIGKNTSHYMQSGIVLGYAGLVEGLVTRMWQELGMRGTVVATGGQAEVIADIIAGETHVIDHVDPWLTHEGLKMIHAMNRQ, encoded by the coding sequence ATGTTAATAACAATCGATATTGGCAATACCAATAGCAAAATCGCTGCATGGGATGGCGATCAGATGGTGGCGCATTGGCGTTTATCAACCCAACGCCAAAAATTAACCGATGAGTATGCTGTGTTGGTGCGTAGTTTGTTTGAATTGCGTGGCATTGCGATCAATCAAATCGAGGGCTGTGCGATTTCGTGTGTTGTGCCGCCCTTAACCAGTGTGTTTAGCGAATTGAGCCGCACCTATTTGAATGTTGAGCCAGTCGTGATTGGCCCAGGCATCAAAACTGGTATGCGATTATTGATCGACACACCGCGCGAACTGGGAGCTGATCGGGTTGCCAACTCGGTTGCCGCCTTTCGGCGCTATGGCGGGCCTGTTATCGCGATTGCCTTTGGCACGGCGACGGCCTTTGATGTGATTTCAGCTGAGGGCGATTATATTGGTGGCGCGATTGCCCCAGGCATTGGGATTTCGGCTGATGCACTGTTTCGGGCTGCTGCCAAACTTTATCATGTGGAATTAGCCCGACCGCCGCGCGTAATTGGCAAAAACACCTCGCACTATATGCAATCGGGGATTGTTTTGGGCTATGCGGGCTTGGTCGAAGGCTTGGTCACGCGTATGTGGCAGGAGTTGGGCATGCGTGGAACAGTTGTCGCAACTGGTGGTCAGGCTGAAGTTATTGCCGATATTATTGCTGGCGAAACCCATGTCATTGATCATGTTGACCCATGGCTGACCCACGAAGGCCTCAAAATGATTCATGCCATGAATCGTCAATAA
- a CDS encoding NERD domain-containing protein produces the protein MAVQVWIGEKPEHPNERKAIIALANGLDRLEGLYVMLANFSVGGHTIDLVVLKNDAVFILEMKHCDGKVYGSVNGRWKVVSSAGSVKWLNQGRKNPYNQVIAYYYAFRNFLHDHQHEIMSEQKASQTDFRACKRLIVISPILERGSEINLDWRVNVKGLDELPTHLVTERTDEIHFTDEEMLKIPRLLNCSIWEEVNQLVAGVMPAWDDTPSDPPPAAPPPEPIALPEPVIEPALPKTWPERLRDSSLRTRFNVLGWAVVSILLILVLVQGRNITIISNAPTPEVYGTIPVPAASPTPSGCITTFGQTIRKARDPISYQWYTIDSRASETAYVAVTLDRVQFCADQIVLHWSVQNTTAGIVQLGLTNNNIAVSDTSGIIYRLREERQTIRVRNGKISSGTVTIPRSVNFSANTLTIELLNEPFGGQLWTVQVPKK, from the coding sequence GTGGCCGTTCAAGTTTGGATTGGCGAAAAGCCCGAACACCCTAATGAGCGTAAAGCAATTATTGCCTTAGCCAACGGTCTCGACCGCTTGGAAGGCCTTTATGTCATGCTGGCAAATTTTAGCGTCGGTGGCCATACCATTGACCTTGTGGTGTTGAAGAACGATGCAGTCTTTATTCTTGAAATGAAGCACTGCGATGGCAAGGTTTATGGTTCGGTCAATGGGCGCTGGAAGGTGGTCAGTAGCGCTGGTTCGGTCAAATGGCTCAATCAAGGCCGCAAAAACCCCTACAACCAAGTGATTGCCTATTACTATGCCTTCCGCAATTTCTTGCACGACCATCAGCACGAAATTATGTCGGAGCAAAAGGCTAGTCAAACCGATTTTCGGGCATGCAAGCGTTTGATCGTCATCTCACCTATTTTAGAGCGTGGCTCGGAAATAAATCTCGATTGGCGGGTCAATGTTAAAGGCTTGGATGAATTACCAACCCACTTGGTGACTGAGCGCACCGATGAAATTCATTTCACCGATGAGGAAATGCTCAAAATTCCGCGCTTGCTGAATTGCTCGATCTGGGAAGAAGTAAATCAATTAGTGGCGGGTGTGATGCCTGCCTGGGATGATACACCCTCTGATCCGCCGCCAGCTGCTCCACCACCTGAGCCGATTGCCTTGCCCGAACCGGTGATCGAGCCAGCATTGCCAAAAACTTGGCCCGAACGCCTACGCGATAGCTCGTTACGCACCCGTTTCAATGTTTTAGGTTGGGCGGTTGTCTCAATTTTGTTGATATTAGTGTTAGTTCAGGGTCGCAATATCACGATCATTTCGAATGCACCAACGCCTGAGGTTTATGGCACAATTCCAGTTCCAGCAGCCTCGCCAACCCCAAGTGGCTGTATTACGACGTTTGGGCAAACCATTCGCAAGGCACGCGACCCAATTTCCTATCAATGGTATACGATCGATAGTCGGGCCAGCGAGACGGCCTATGTAGCAGTAACGCTTGATCGGGTGCAATTTTGTGCCGACCAAATTGTGCTGCATTGGAGCGTCCAAAACACAACAGCTGGCATTGTTCAATTAGGTTTGACGAATAATAATATTGCGGTGAGCGACACCAGCGGAATCATCTATCGCCTACGCGAAGAACGCCAAACCATTCGCGTGCGCAACGGCAAAATCAGCAGTGGCACTGTAACGATTCCACGCTCAGTCAATTTTAGTGCCAATACCCTAACGATTGAGCTGCTCAACGAGCCATTCGGCGGCCAATTGTGGACGGTGCAAGTACCCAAAAAATAA
- a CDS encoding VTT domain-containing protein has product MTTPAMPKPNRLRAILTIVLMIVISLGLLLVDFRHFGQYGYVGVFVLVLLGNATVVVPAPAFMTALAAGRTLNPWFVGVISGLGAGIGELTGYIAGRAGRSAFDQQRFTRIQGYVERWGALAIFGLAALPNPLMDLAGIAAGIARMPWYKFLLACCAGKIVRFTILALIGQSTT; this is encoded by the coding sequence ATGACAACACCAGCGATGCCAAAGCCCAACCGCTTGCGGGCGATCCTTACCATTGTGCTTATGATCGTAATCAGCCTTGGGTTGTTGCTGGTCGATTTTCGCCATTTTGGTCAATATGGCTATGTTGGAGTGTTTGTGCTGGTGCTGTTGGGTAATGCAACTGTGGTTGTGCCCGCGCCAGCGTTTATGACCGCCCTCGCTGCTGGCCGCACCCTCAATCCCTGGTTTGTAGGAGTTATCAGTGGGTTAGGGGCTGGTATCGGTGAGCTAACTGGCTATATTGCTGGGCGGGCAGGTCGTAGCGCCTTTGATCAACAACGCTTTACACGGATTCAGGGCTATGTTGAACGTTGGGGAGCACTCGCAATTTTTGGCTTAGCAGCCCTACCGAATCCACTGATGGATCTTGCAGGCATAGCCGCAGGGATCGCACGGATGCCATGGTACAAATTTTTGTTGGCATGCTGTGCTGGTAAAATTGTGCGCTTTACCATCCTTGCGCTGATCGGTCAATCTACAACTTGA
- a CDS encoding histidine phosphatase family protein, which yields MRVYLIRHGQSEENAADLKRLIGLEDFRQLLEHAQHSPLTALGREQAATVAEEIAAFKPTHLYSSPYIRAFDTAQIIAARVGLPIQTINELHEISAIVPFLLRRERHRALRTMYIRGYLSQLIPHRPLWGETWWVAQRRVIKAWNTMLEQWSPSTRAVVVAHRAFIWMTLRYLQRHGGWRIIRRSTDNTGISELESI from the coding sequence ATGCGGGTCTATTTGATACGGCATGGTCAATCGGAAGAAAATGCCGCTGATTTAAAACGTTTAATTGGACTAGAAGATTTTCGGCAGTTATTGGAGCATGCCCAGCATTCGCCATTAACTGCCTTGGGCCGTGAACAGGCGGCGACCGTTGCCGAGGAAATAGCCGCATTCAAACCTACTCATTTGTATAGCAGCCCTTATATCCGGGCCTTCGATACGGCCCAAATTATCGCGGCACGGGTTGGGCTACCAATCCAAACGATCAACGAATTGCATGAAATTAGTGCGATTGTGCCATTTTTGCTGCGCCGCGAGCGTCATCGTGCCTTGCGCACAATGTATATTCGCGGTTATCTCTCACAATTAATTCCGCATCGACCACTGTGGGGCGAAACTTGGTGGGTCGCGCAACGCCGCGTGATCAAAGCTTGGAATACCATGCTTGAGCAATGGTCGCCTAGTACTCGCGCCGTGGTCGTGGCCCATCGCGCTTTTATTTGGATGACCCTACGCTATTTGCAACGCCATGGTGGCTGGCGGATCATTCGGCGCAGCACCGACAATACTGGAATTTCTGAATTAGAGAGTATCTAA
- a CDS encoding glycosyltransferase family 4 protein, with translation MKQATIALDLRVLDDHFPGIGRFCYELSLALLQTPIAEQLHLILPQQPRTQFNLRPFLQHPKVSRVSHGLFSIGQHREWRSLLREIQADLAIFPYYIRPLFQPCPSLTLIYDTISWRVPATFSRLKRWQIAALHHVAIQQSAAIGTISHSAASDIAQFYGVKPQRLAYLGVGISAQFQLQPATAITALRAKYGLPERYIVYVASDKPHKQIDFLLDVWQAAQTAEVGLVLGGRWRNPASEQLLEHPKLQGRVWRIADVPEAELAALYSGALALAFPSLYEGFGLPALEAIACGTPVLAQNSSSLPEAVGAAGCLLPNDQAAWVAALERMCHDSAWQQSLAAQTSAQAAKFSWQQVAQRLVATLDTL, from the coding sequence ATGAAACAAGCCACAATTGCGCTCGATTTACGCGTGCTCGACGACCATTTTCCGGGAATTGGGCGCTTTTGCTATGAATTAAGCTTGGCTTTATTGCAAACGCCAATCGCTGAACAATTGCATCTCATCTTGCCACAGCAACCGCGTACCCAATTTAATCTCAGGCCGTTTTTGCAACACCCTAAAGTCTCGCGGGTTTCCCATGGCTTATTTAGCATCGGTCAACATCGCGAATGGCGCAGCTTGCTACGTGAGATTCAGGCTGATCTAGCGATTTTCCCCTATTATATTCGCCCATTATTCCAGCCCTGCCCTAGCCTGACATTAATTTACGACACAATTTCGTGGCGCGTGCCAGCGACATTTAGCCGCCTCAAACGTTGGCAAATAGCGGCCTTGCATCATGTGGCGATTCAGCAATCGGCGGCGATTGGCACAATTTCGCATTCAGCAGCTAGCGATATTGCCCAGTTTTATGGGGTGAAGCCACAGCGTTTGGCCTATTTGGGAGTTGGCATTTCAGCCCAATTTCAGCTCCAGCCTGCCACTGCAATTACAGCACTACGGGCAAAATATGGCTTACCAGAGCGCTATATTGTGTATGTTGCCTCGGATAAACCACATAAGCAAATCGACTTTTTGCTTGATGTTTGGCAGGCTGCTCAAACTGCTGAGGTTGGTTTGGTGCTGGGCGGGCGGTGGCGCAACCCTGCCAGCGAACAATTACTAGAGCATCCCAAACTTCAAGGGCGAGTTTGGCGCATTGCCGATGTACCCGAAGCTGAACTTGCTGCGTTGTATAGTGGAGCGTTGGCGCTGGCATTTCCTTCGTTGTATGAAGGCTTTGGCTTGCCAGCGCTCGAAGCGATTGCCTGTGGCACACCAGTTTTGGCCCAAAATAGCTCATCGTTGCCTGAGGCGGTTGGGGCAGCTGGCTGCTTGTTGCCAAACGATCAAGCTGCGTGGGTTGCAGCTCTAGAACGCATGTGCCATGACTCGGCATGGCAACAAAGCTTAGCCGCTCAAACCAGCGCTCAGGCTGCCAAATTTAGCTGGCAGCAGGTTGCTCAACGGTTAGTAGCGACTTTAGATACTCTCTAA
- a CDS encoding glycosyltransferase: MTEIPQIAVVIPALNGEITALRASIARQTWQPCQIEVAVGVRPNGKARNTATVRTTAPYLVFIDDDAILANDDAIEQLVKPLLTDPTIGVTGASKLLPPDASAFQRWVAREVPRIEHAVVQTPLESNPDPPSFYCELTTTCCAMRREVYDEVAGFNNELIRGVDTEFFTRIRRAGYRFILVPNTWTWHPAPANLWALLRKHWLYGVGHAQEVRRDPARGRGRVLKTPLHALAYWLLRTLILPINIFLPYSFAAPSWRPSFKPLKALTSYVGALGYIWGWYQA; the protein is encoded by the coding sequence GTGACTGAAATTCCCCAAATTGCTGTGGTTATTCCGGCCTTGAATGGCGAGATTACGGCCTTGCGGGCCTCGATTGCCCGCCAAACCTGGCAACCCTGCCAAATTGAGGTTGCGGTCGGTGTGCGCCCCAATGGCAAAGCCCGTAATACTGCCACCGTGCGCACAACTGCGCCCTACCTCGTTTTTATTGATGATGATGCGATTTTAGCCAACGACGATGCGATTGAACAACTCGTCAAGCCCTTGCTCACCGACCCAACGATTGGCGTAACGGGAGCATCGAAACTCTTGCCGCCCGATGCTTCGGCTTTTCAGCGTTGGGTCGCCCGCGAAGTTCCGCGAATTGAACATGCCGTCGTGCAAACGCCACTCGAAAGTAATCCTGATCCGCCTTCGTTTTATTGCGAATTAACCACGACCTGTTGCGCGATGCGGCGCGAAGTGTACGATGAAGTTGCTGGGTTTAACAACGAATTGATTCGCGGGGTTGATACTGAGTTTTTTACGCGGATTCGGCGGGCGGGCTATCGCTTTATTTTAGTCCCTAATACCTGGACATGGCATCCGGCTCCGGCCAATTTGTGGGCACTGTTGCGCAAACACTGGTTGTATGGAGTTGGCCATGCCCAAGAGGTGCGGCGCGACCCAGCACGAGGGCGGGGGCGTGTGCTCAAAACGCCATTGCATGCCTTGGCCTATTGGCTGCTGCGCACGCTAATTTTGCCGATTAATATTTTCCTGCCTTACTCGTTTGCTGCGCCATCGTGGCGACCCAGCTTCAAGCCTTTAAAAGCATTAACTAGTTATGTTGGAGCCTTGGGTTACATTTGGGGTTGGTATCAGGCATGA